A portion of the Blastopirellula sediminis genome contains these proteins:
- a CDS encoding LysM peptidoglycan-binding domain-containing protein, which translates to MSIVRNLFVLVLIACVGYSGYVIYLTHYAGANQTQLDSSLDEAPLFAPQSFTTLGSNKTSLEPTIVLSTSPAPEISLPSPADIAPPMATEPKMETPAAASGAISKTQAAESWESLPTVELLTEAEKNLADGKPFLAYRMLSTALQREDLSDDERTKLLATLEPLADKVVFAPHKHLALPPVTVKSGVTLEQIAKEHQLPLTFLCAINELGVGEQLEPGDALKVIDGPLTLRLKADRNELTLWTANGFARRFALDQLPAELQNGRSQLQRTANAEKTTLQVADVTIFDSTAAATAEPWNQIAALLAAETTLIVSGVRPVEAEAVAAEPPMTEAQVVSAEAPVPAEMAAPEEEFSLEATAPTDALRVEVFSPSKPIAVGNGATFGLRIINLSDKPAPDVAAIVFFSEGLEPIKIEGAEGKLAVGQAAFRPMTLAPRGHVDLEILATVNDYGRQIYRVEVRCDAWESHLVSEVAVSALNKAPEPPSLELTEKPQDPANPNPSKR; encoded by the coding sequence GTGTCAATTGTTCGAAATCTGTTTGTTCTGGTACTGATCGCCTGCGTCGGATACTCGGGCTACGTGATCTATTTGACGCACTACGCCGGGGCGAATCAGACGCAGCTAGACTCGTCGCTGGACGAAGCGCCCCTGTTTGCGCCGCAGTCTTTTACGACGCTGGGAAGCAACAAGACGTCGCTCGAGCCGACGATCGTGTTGTCGACCAGCCCGGCGCCGGAGATTTCGTTGCCAAGTCCGGCCGATATCGCGCCGCCGATGGCGACCGAGCCGAAGATGGAAACGCCTGCCGCGGCCAGCGGCGCGATCAGTAAGACGCAAGCCGCCGAAAGCTGGGAGTCGCTGCCAACTGTCGAACTGTTAACGGAGGCTGAGAAAAATCTTGCCGATGGCAAACCCTTTCTCGCCTATCGGATGCTGTCCACCGCCTTGCAGCGGGAAGACCTCAGCGACGACGAGCGGACCAAGTTGCTGGCGACGCTTGAGCCGCTCGCCGACAAAGTCGTCTTCGCTCCCCACAAGCACTTGGCGCTGCCGCCGGTAACGGTCAAGTCAGGCGTCACGCTCGAACAAATTGCGAAAGAACATCAACTTCCCCTCACGTTCCTCTGTGCGATCAACGAACTGGGAGTTGGCGAGCAGTTGGAACCGGGCGACGCACTCAAGGTGATCGACGGTCCTTTGACACTGCGTCTGAAGGCGGATCGCAATGAGCTTACGCTCTGGACCGCCAATGGGTTCGCGCGACGTTTCGCCTTGGACCAATTGCCGGCCGAACTGCAAAATGGCCGCAGCCAACTGCAACGCACCGCCAACGCAGAGAAGACGACGCTGCAAGTGGCGGACGTAACGATCTTCGACAGCACCGCCGCTGCGACGGCTGAACCTTGGAATCAAATCGCCGCTTTGCTGGCTGCCGAAACGACGCTGATCGTTTCCGGCGTTCGCCCGGTCGAGGCCGAAGCGGTTGCGGCTGAGCCGCCGATGACGGAAGCTCAGGTCGTTTCGGCCGAAGCGCCGGTCCCGGCCGAGATGGCCGCGCCGGAAGAAGAGTTCTCGCTGGAAGCGACCGCGCCGACCGATGCGCTGCGAGTCGAAGTCTTTTCGCCGTCGAAGCCGATCGCGGTTGGCAATGGAGCGACCTTCGGTTTGCGGATCATCAACCTGAGCGATAAGCCGGCGCCCGACGTTGCGGCGATCGTCTTTTTCTCGGAAGGGCTCGAACCGATCAAAATCGAAGGCGCCGAAGGAAAGCTGGCCGTCGGTCAGGCCGCCTTCCGCCCGATGACGCTGGCTCCGCGCGGGCATGTCGATCTGGAGATTCTCGCCACGGTGAACGATTACGGCCGCCAGATCTATCGGGTCGAAGTTCGCTGCGACGCTTGGGAATCGCATCTGGTATCGGAAGTCGCCGTCTCGGCGCTGAACAAGGCGCCGGAACCGCCGAGCTTGGAGCTGACCGAGAAGCCGCAGGATCCGGCCAATCCGAATCCGTCAAAACGGTAG
- a CDS encoding ornithine cyclodeaminase family protein, with amino-acid sequence MTPRFYRESEVSQILDMTTAVEVVDECLKQLAIGGAENVPRHRSRTSGFILHSMSATAGYLNVAGWKEYATTKNGARFHVGLYDCESGRMKAIIEADRLGQMRTGAVTGVAARYLAPCPITQLGLFGTGWQAEAQLEAIKAVHPLTRAFVYSRDESRRQSFAARMSEELKIEIIPVHDPREAVEDLPLVITATSAKAPVFDGTLLAEGALVCAMGSNWLQKAELDVDAIRLADNIVCDSIEACKLEAGDFVVAQEKGYFDWDKPVELGAVLANLAVGRNNKDSVVIFKSVGLAIEDVALAEKFYQRAAANPGLGISLPF; translated from the coding sequence ATGACGCCTCGTTTTTATCGCGAATCGGAAGTCTCACAGATTCTCGACATGACCACCGCGGTCGAAGTGGTCGACGAGTGTCTGAAACAACTTGCGATCGGCGGCGCCGAAAACGTGCCGCGTCATCGCTCTCGCACCTCGGGTTTCATTCTTCACTCGATGAGCGCGACGGCCGGCTACCTGAACGTCGCCGGCTGGAAAGAGTACGCCACGACCAAGAATGGCGCACGCTTTCATGTGGGGCTCTACGACTGTGAGAGCGGCCGCATGAAGGCGATCATCGAGGCCGATCGTCTCGGTCAAATGCGGACCGGCGCCGTGACCGGAGTTGCGGCTCGTTATCTGGCGCCATGCCCGATCACGCAGCTTGGCCTCTTTGGCACCGGTTGGCAGGCCGAAGCGCAGCTCGAAGCGATCAAGGCGGTCCACCCGCTGACGCGGGCCTTCGTCTATTCGCGGGACGAGTCGCGGCGGCAATCGTTCGCCGCGCGGATGAGCGAAGAGTTGAAAATCGAGATCATCCCGGTGCACGATCCGCGCGAAGCGGTCGAAGACCTGCCGCTGGTCATCACCGCGACCAGCGCCAAAGCGCCGGTGTTTGACGGCACGCTGCTGGCCGAAGGCGCCCTGGTCTGTGCGATGGGGAGCAACTGGCTGCAGAAGGCGGAGCTCGACGTCGACGCCATTCGTCTGGCCGACAACATCGTTTGCGACTCAATCGAAGCCTGCAAACTGGAAGCCGGCGATTTCGTCGTCGCCCAGGAGAAAGGGTACTTCGACTGGGACAAACCGGTCGAACTCGGCGCGGTGCTGGCCAACCTGGCGGTCGGTCGCAACAACAAAGATAGCGTTGTGATCTTCAAATCGGTCGGCTTGGCGATTGAAGACGTCGCCTTGGCCGAAAAATTCTATCAGCGAGCCGCGGCCAATCCGGGGCTCGGCATCTCGCTACCGTTTTGA
- the xylB gene encoding xylulokinase, translated as MSIYLGIDIGTSGTKTIAIREGGEILAESSATYPLHHPKPMWSEQDPDDWWNAVVKTVRRVVKEAKARPGDVKAIGLSGQMHGSVFLDKEDKVIRPALLWNDQRTVAECAEIEERAGGRSKLIKMVANPALTGFTAPKILWLRNNEPRNFARLAKVLLPKDEIRRRLTGEYATEVSDASGMLLLDVAKRDWSKQLLSKLELDESLLGKVYESEEVTGKLTADAAKLLGLTTDCVVVGGAGDCAANAVGNGVVKQGVLASSLGTSGVMFVHSDEVAIDPEGRLHTFCHAVRGKWHMMGVTLCAAGTLEWFVQRLCADLRNGRGKQDPYTILNAEAADIAPGSQGLFTLPYLAGERTPHADPNARGCFIGLTLSHTRGHITRSIMEGVAYSLRDSLEIISDLGVPVRQIRAGGGGAKSPLWRQIQADVFGKKVVTINAEQGPAYGVALLAATGAGAYKNIQEACAATIQVVSETSVDRKAAKIYNEAFPVYQGLYKSLKNDFQRISALSQ; from the coding sequence GTGAGCATCTATCTGGGAATTGATATCGGCACCTCCGGCACCAAGACCATCGCTATCCGCGAAGGAGGTGAAATCCTCGCCGAGTCGAGCGCGACCTATCCGCTGCATCACCCCAAACCGATGTGGAGCGAACAAGACCCGGATGATTGGTGGAACGCCGTGGTGAAGACGGTGCGGCGCGTCGTCAAAGAAGCGAAGGCTCGCCCCGGCGACGTCAAAGCGATCGGCCTGTCAGGTCAGATGCATGGTTCGGTCTTCCTCGACAAGGAAGATAAGGTGATCCGCCCTGCCCTGCTCTGGAACGACCAGCGAACCGTCGCCGAATGCGCCGAGATCGAAGAGCGCGCCGGCGGTCGATCGAAGTTGATCAAGATGGTCGCCAACCCGGCGCTGACCGGCTTCACCGCGCCGAAGATCTTGTGGCTCCGCAACAACGAGCCGCGCAACTTCGCTCGCTTGGCGAAAGTACTGTTGCCGAAAGACGAAATCCGTCGCCGCTTGACCGGCGAGTACGCGACCGAAGTGAGCGACGCGAGCGGGATGTTGCTGTTGGACGTCGCGAAGCGCGACTGGTCGAAGCAACTACTCTCGAAGCTGGAACTCGATGAGTCGTTGCTCGGTAAGGTGTACGAGTCGGAAGAAGTGACCGGCAAGTTGACCGCCGATGCGGCGAAGTTGCTCGGCTTGACCACCGACTGCGTGGTGGTCGGCGGCGCCGGCGACTGCGCGGCGAACGCGGTCGGCAACGGCGTCGTCAAACAAGGCGTCCTCGCCAGTTCGCTCGGCACCTCTGGCGTGATGTTCGTCCACAGCGATGAAGTTGCGATCGATCCGGAAGGTCGCCTCCATACCTTCTGCCATGCGGTCCGCGGCAAGTGGCACATGATGGGGGTCACCCTCTGCGCCGCCGGGACGCTCGAATGGTTCGTGCAGCGTCTCTGCGCCGATCTGCGGAATGGTCGCGGCAAGCAAGATCCTTATACGATCCTGAACGCCGAAGCGGCTGATATCGCCCCCGGCAGCCAAGGACTTTTCACGCTTCCTTATCTGGCCGGCGAACGGACCCCGCACGCCGACCCGAACGCGCGCGGCTGCTTTATCGGTTTGACCCTTAGCCATACCCGCGGGCACATTACCCGCTCGATCATGGAAGGGGTCGCCTACTCGCTCCGCGACAGCTTGGAGATTATTTCCGACCTCGGCGTTCCGGTTCGTCAGATCCGCGCCGGAGGCGGCGGCGCCAAGAGCCCGCTCTGGCGACAGATCCAAGCCGACGTCTTCGGCAAGAAGGTGGTGACGATCAACGCCGAGCAAGGCCCGGCTTACGGGGTCGCTTTGCTGGCCGCGACCGGCGCCGGCGCCTACAAGAATATCCAGGAAGCGTGCGCTGCGACGATCCAGGTGGTCAGCGAAACCTCGGTCGATCGCAAGGCGGCGAAGATTTACAACGAGGCGTTTCCGGTATATCAAGGACTATATAAGTCGCTGAAAAATGACTTCCAGCGAATTTCGGCGTTGAGCCAATAA
- a CDS encoding ABC transporter substrate-binding protein, whose protein sequence is MSRYCCFALSLITLVFTLGCPQPKPPVVEEKRPSGPFKLLVLDDPQLADAIEREWQAREERPLELTKSTAAELLKGEKVDADAVIYPPQLLGELIAREWIEPLPESLQDNEALDLNDIFPAVRRMELDWGGKTYGVPFGSQTLVLMYRPEVFEKLELEVPTTWVEYQSAVDRIASSEFCTGDAPKFVSATLEPLAAQWRSKLFLARSAAYAKNPSNYAVLFGLSSADALIGQQSFVKGAEELKAVAETIPADLQALSPAEVGRQFLAGKSAMAIGWLSLKSQENEAKLEFTPDFAPLPGSAKYWNELTETWEERRGGRPAEVPFLTISGRIGSVSRSSRSARDAALGLILLSASDSAVQVSPASEATTVYRNTNVGGITQWIDPRLTSEGASTYGEAVALTLSSSEAINLNLPGVEQYLAALDVAVGKILESDATPQETLQKTAQEWNDITDKIGRPAQIKANSASLGR, encoded by the coding sequence ATGAGTCGCTATTGCTGTTTCGCATTATCTCTGATCACCTTAGTTTTCACGCTAGGTTGTCCGCAGCCGAAGCCGCCGGTAGTGGAAGAAAAACGCCCGTCCGGTCCGTTCAAACTGCTGGTACTGGATGATCCGCAGCTGGCCGACGCAATCGAACGCGAATGGCAAGCTCGCGAAGAGCGTCCGCTCGAACTGACGAAGTCGACCGCCGCTGAGTTGCTAAAAGGGGAGAAGGTCGACGCCGACGCAGTGATCTATCCGCCGCAGTTGCTCGGAGAGTTGATCGCGCGTGAGTGGATCGAGCCGCTGCCGGAGAGTCTGCAAGACAACGAGGCGCTCGACTTGAACGACATCTTTCCGGCGGTCCGGCGGATGGAACTCGATTGGGGCGGCAAAACGTACGGCGTTCCGTTTGGTTCGCAGACGTTGGTCTTGATGTATCGTCCGGAAGTTTTTGAAAAGCTGGAACTGGAAGTGCCGACGACCTGGGTCGAATATCAATCGGCCGTCGATCGAATCGCGAGCAGCGAGTTCTGCACCGGCGACGCGCCGAAGTTCGTCTCAGCGACGCTGGAGCCCTTGGCCGCCCAGTGGCGGAGCAAGTTGTTTCTCGCCCGCTCCGCCGCCTACGCGAAGAACCCAAGCAACTACGCCGTCTTGTTTGGGCTCAGTTCTGCAGACGCGCTGATTGGTCAGCAGTCGTTCGTCAAAGGAGCGGAGGAGTTGAAGGCGGTTGCGGAAACGATTCCTGCCGACCTGCAAGCGTTATCGCCGGCCGAAGTAGGGCGGCAGTTTCTGGCCGGCAAATCGGCGATGGCGATCGGTTGGCTCTCGCTGAAGTCGCAAGAGAACGAAGCGAAGCTGGAATTCACGCCGGACTTCGCGCCGCTCCCTGGCTCTGCGAAGTATTGGAACGAACTGACCGAGACCTGGGAGGAGCGTCGCGGCGGTCGCCCGGCCGAAGTTCCCTTTCTGACGATCAGCGGACGGATCGGCTCGGTATCACGCAGCAGCCGTAGCGCTCGCGATGCGGCGCTGGGACTGATTCTGCTGTCGGCCTCTGACTCGGCGGTCCAGGTTTCCCCCGCTAGTGAGGCGACCACCGTCTATCGCAATACGAACGTCGGCGGGATCACCCAGTGGATCGATCCGCGGCTGACCTCCGAGGGAGCCAGCACCTATGGCGAAGCGGTTGCGTTGACCCTCAGCTCGAGCGAAGCGATCAATTTGAACCTCCCGGGCGTCGAGCAGTACCTGGCGGCACTGGACGTCGCCGTCGGGAAGATCCTGGAAAGCGACGCAACCCCGCAGGAGACGCTCCAGAAGACCGCCCAGGAGTGGAACGATATCACCGACAAGATCGGCCGCCCTGCCCAAATCAAGGCGAACAGCGCCAGCCTGGGCCGCTGA
- a CDS encoding ABC transporter permease — MSHRAHVENPRNKTIPNFSQFQEGWRNIWTGENGINLWADVKASSARLAMGVGVGVLAAFVIGLAMGCFPIVEAILMPPISFFAKIPPTAMLAVYFVFFGVTGMQIFVALIAFGIFPTLAQAIAQAAQKDVDDHTLYKSYTLGATDFEVVWEVVIRQILPRIIENARLQIGPAMVFLVAAEFALADQGFGYTLRMQSRLQNMNIVYTYLALLGVTGLTLDWLLIQLRRRTCPWFGD, encoded by the coding sequence ATGTCGCATCGCGCGCATGTCGAGAATCCCCGCAACAAGACGATCCCCAATTTCTCGCAGTTCCAAGAAGGTTGGCGCAATATTTGGACCGGCGAAAATGGAATCAACCTCTGGGCCGACGTGAAAGCTTCGTCCGCTCGGCTCGCCATGGGCGTCGGCGTCGGCGTATTGGCGGCCTTCGTCATCGGCCTGGCGATGGGCTGCTTTCCCATCGTCGAAGCGATTCTGATGCCGCCGATCTCCTTCTTCGCCAAGATTCCGCCTACCGCAATGTTGGCGGTCTATTTCGTGTTCTTCGGCGTCACGGGGATGCAGATCTTCGTGGCGCTGATCGCGTTCGGCATCTTTCCAACCTTGGCCCAAGCGATCGCCCAAGCCGCCCAGAAAGATGTCGACGATCACACGCTCTACAAGTCGTACACGCTGGGGGCGACCGATTTTGAAGTGGTCTGGGAAGTGGTGATTCGCCAGATCCTCCCCCGTATTATTGAGAACGCCCGACTGCAAATCGGCCCGGCGATGGTCTTCCTGGTCGCAGCTGAATTCGCTCTGGCGGACCAGGGGTTCGGCTACACCCTCCGCATGCAGTCGCGTCTGCAAAACATGAACATCGTCTACACCTACCTCGCCCTGCTCGGCGTCACCGGGCTGACGCTTGATTGGCTGCTGATCCAACTGCGACGAAGAACGTGCCCTTGGTTTGGCGACTAA
- a CDS encoding PspA/IM30 family protein yields the protein MFKAVGKYVRAVWYLVTFRIDKASETLRMNPGVISANYDRIIDEKRSRINQYKDAISAMIAQEENKKNKLKTLTEEVEHLEKLKAGAAAKARQVAAKYSGDAEATRNDPEYQKCQTAFRDFSSTLTEKQARIAEIEADLEQLMQNVNGHKLQIQTQLRDLEKLAEEKHDAVATVLSAREEQQIADLMTGLSEDRTSEELRELRELRQKASAKARVSRELAGLDTKQAEAEFLEFAVNSQANDEFDALIGLTETKETDDNGPEATRIPEA from the coding sequence ATGTTCAAGGCAGTCGGCAAGTACGTACGTGCGGTATGGTACCTGGTCACGTTTCGCATCGACAAAGCGAGCGAAACGCTGCGCATGAACCCCGGCGTGATCTCCGCCAATTACGATCGCATCATTGATGAGAAGCGGAGCCGCATCAACCAATACAAAGACGCGATCAGCGCTATGATCGCTCAGGAAGAGAACAAGAAAAACAAGCTCAAAACGCTTACGGAAGAGGTCGAGCACCTGGAAAAACTGAAGGCCGGAGCCGCCGCCAAGGCGCGCCAAGTCGCCGCCAAGTACAGCGGCGATGCGGAAGCGACCCGCAACGACCCCGAATACCAAAAGTGCCAGACGGCGTTTCGCGACTTCAGCAGCACATTGACCGAGAAACAGGCCCGCATCGCCGAAATCGAAGCCGACCTGGAGCAACTGATGCAAAACGTCAACGGCCACAAGCTGCAAATCCAAACGCAACTTCGCGATCTGGAGAAGCTCGCGGAGGAGAAGCACGACGCCGTGGCGACCGTCCTCTCGGCCCGCGAAGAGCAGCAAATCGCCGACCTGATGACCGGGCTCTCCGAAGATCGCACCAGCGAAGAGCTGCGTGAGCTGCGCGAACTGCGTCAGAAGGCTTCGGCCAAGGCCCGGGTCAGTCGCGAACTGGCCGGCCTCGACACCAAACAGGCGGAAGCGGAGTTTTTGGAATTCGCGGTCAACAGCCAGGCCAACGACGAGTTCGACGCGTTGATCGGCTTGACCGAAACCAAGGAAACCGACGACAACGGCCCGGAAGCGACAAGAATTCCGGAGGCGTAA
- a CDS encoding phosphate ABC transporter substrate-binding/OmpA family protein: MSKGKLLAAGIVWLLILAVGVVTWKVVFAPAVEVSRAEQERLAAEKARKEREEALRRGGSASRYNTQVNIALDGFSGYAVLRSPEFAEELSKQGIKLDLTDDGADYPQRLKSLKEGKTDLAVFTIDALVKTCAEEGDLPATIVALIDETVGADAIVAYKDTYPNVDALNDSETRFVLTPDSPSETLTRVVISRFQLDKLTADPFIKVADAAAVVEKYKAAKPGDKQAYVVWQPFVAQMLKNQRMHVVVDSSRFPSAIVDVLVASDDFIAKNRETVLEVVKAYLTINYHYRNQPDRVQLVMEDAAALDAPLTRDEAAQLVEGVWWKNTQENLAHIGAKPAAKLPHIEDMIAGVTRVMLESGSIDKDPTDGRPNYLYDDSILKDLSDFHPGEDAESVRGAVMPKLSDQQWASLVPVGTARAPTLVFARGTARLTERSRVLLDDLAGTLQSTRYYVIVRGNASRQGDLEANSRLAAERAQEVERYLVEQGVDRDRIRAVGVEPSGDTSVSFVLGELAY; this comes from the coding sequence GTGTCGAAAGGCAAGCTGCTTGCCGCTGGTATCGTCTGGCTGCTGATCCTTGCAGTCGGCGTGGTCACATGGAAAGTCGTCTTTGCGCCGGCCGTAGAAGTCTCACGCGCCGAACAAGAGCGTCTGGCGGCGGAAAAAGCCCGTAAAGAGCGGGAAGAAGCGCTGCGACGCGGCGGATCGGCCAGTCGCTACAACACCCAGGTGAATATTGCGCTAGACGGATTCAGCGGCTACGCAGTTCTCCGCTCTCCCGAATTCGCCGAAGAGTTGAGCAAGCAAGGGATCAAGCTCGATTTGACGGATGACGGCGCCGACTATCCGCAGCGTTTGAAGTCGCTCAAGGAAGGAAAAACCGATCTGGCGGTTTTCACCATCGATGCGTTGGTCAAAACTTGCGCTGAGGAAGGCGACTTGCCTGCGACCATCGTCGCTCTGATCGACGAAACGGTCGGCGCCGACGCGATCGTCGCTTACAAAGACACCTATCCGAACGTCGATGCGCTAAACGATTCGGAGACCCGTTTTGTACTGACGCCGGACTCTCCGAGCGAAACTCTCACGCGGGTCGTCATCTCCCGGTTCCAACTCGATAAACTGACCGCCGATCCTTTCATTAAGGTGGCCGACGCCGCCGCAGTGGTCGAAAAATACAAAGCGGCCAAGCCGGGCGATAAGCAGGCCTACGTCGTCTGGCAACCGTTCGTCGCGCAGATGCTGAAGAACCAGCGGATGCACGTGGTGGTCGACAGTTCCCGATTTCCCTCGGCGATCGTCGACGTGCTGGTCGCTAGCGACGACTTCATCGCCAAGAATCGCGAGACGGTCCTCGAGGTCGTGAAAGCGTACCTGACGATCAACTACCATTACCGCAATCAGCCCGACCGCGTTCAGTTGGTGATGGAAGACGCGGCGGCCCTTGATGCGCCGCTGACGCGCGACGAAGCGGCTCAATTGGTTGAAGGGGTCTGGTGGAAAAACACCCAGGAGAACCTAGCCCACATTGGCGCCAAGCCGGCGGCGAAACTTCCCCACATCGAAGATATGATCGCCGGCGTGACGCGCGTCATGCTCGAATCAGGTTCGATCGACAAGGATCCAACCGACGGACGCCCCAACTATCTGTATGACGACTCGATTCTCAAGGACCTGAGCGACTTCCACCCCGGCGAAGACGCCGAATCGGTGCGGGGCGCGGTCATGCCGAAGTTGAGCGACCAACAGTGGGCGTCGTTGGTTCCCGTCGGAACGGCTCGAGCGCCGACTTTGGTGTTCGCCCGCGGCACGGCTCGCCTGACCGAGCGGAGTCGCGTACTGCTGGATGATCTTGCCGGGACCCTGCAGTCGACGCGATACTACGTGATTGTACGGGGAAATGCGTCGCGACAAGGCGATTTGGAGGCGAACAGTCGACTCGCCGCCGAACGCGCGCAGGAGGTCGAACGTTACCTGGTCGAGCAAGGGGTCGATCGCGATCGCATTCGCGCCGTCGGCGTCGAGCCGAGCGGCGATACGTCGGTTTCCTTTGTGCTTGGCGAACTTGCCTATTGA
- a CDS encoding vWA domain-containing protein produces MNRLLIAAFLVAGGLSQISSTLGADNLNVVVILDNSGSMNEGMHSGGTRIDAAKSALLRVLDQTPAGAKVGVFLLNAGPTGNWLIPLAPVDKSEIKDAVSNLRADGGTPLGASMKSAADALLQLRESQRYGDYKLLIVSDGEASDANLVERFLPEIQARGLLIDVIGVNMAREHSLATRTSTYRNAGDPKSLEQAISAVVLGESSASNANDAGESDFELLASVPSELAAASLAALTGMANDPVGESGRAGADNLPPIYPNSGTQVANQPNFPGNAAPAPPQHGGGDNGGGGLTFGRMVIVIAIIIVVLRAFSFIAKQR; encoded by the coding sequence ATGAACCGTCTGCTGATCGCAGCGTTCCTTGTCGCAGGAGGTCTCTCGCAGATCTCCTCTACGCTGGGAGCCGACAACCTGAACGTGGTCGTGATCCTCGACAACTCCGGCTCGATGAACGAGGGGATGCATTCAGGCGGTACGCGTATCGACGCCGCCAAGAGCGCACTGCTGCGAGTCTTGGATCAAACGCCTGCCGGCGCCAAAGTGGGCGTTTTTCTGCTAAACGCCGGACCAACCGGCAATTGGTTGATCCCGCTTGCGCCGGTCGACAAAAGTGAGATCAAAGACGCCGTCTCGAATTTGCGTGCGGATGGCGGAACTCCTTTGGGAGCGTCGATGAAGTCGGCGGCCGACGCTCTGCTCCAGTTGCGCGAAAGCCAGCGCTACGGCGACTACAAGTTGCTGATCGTTTCGGACGGCGAAGCGTCCGACGCCAATCTTGTTGAACGCTTCCTTCCGGAAATCCAGGCCCGCGGACTGTTGATCGACGTGATCGGCGTCAACATGGCGCGAGAACATAGCCTGGCGACTCGGACCAGCACTTATCGCAACGCCGGCGATCCGAAATCGCTCGAACAGGCGATTTCGGCGGTCGTGCTGGGGGAAAGTAGTGCGAGCAACGCGAATGACGCAGGAGAGTCCGATTTCGAGCTCTTGGCGTCCGTGCCGTCCGAGTTGGCCGCCGCTTCGCTTGCGGCGCTGACCGGCATGGCGAACGATCCAGTCGGAGAGTCGGGACGAGCCGGGGCGGACAATCTGCCGCCAATCTATCCCAACTCCGGGACGCAAGTCGCCAATCAACCGAATTTTCCGGGGAACGCCGCTCCCGCACCACCCCAACATGGCGGCGGCGATAACGGCGGAGGAGGCCTGACTTTTGGCCGCATGGTGATCGTGATCGCCATCATCATCGTCGTGCTGCGAGCATTTTCCTTCATTGCCAAGCAACGCTAG